AAAGGATATGATTCCGAAGAAATTCATACTCTAATAAGAGAAGAGATAAAAGCAGATTCAATAGTACCTTTGAGAGAAAGAAAAAGAAAGAGAATAAACGGAAAATATAGAAAACAATTAAACAAAGACTTTGATAAGATCAAATACAATAGAAGGAATATAGTAGAGACAATAATATCTGTTGTAAAAAGAAAATTTGGAGAAACATTAAGAGCAAGAAAGGTTAGAAATCAAGTAAAAGAAGTAAAAGTTAAACTAATAGTCTATAATATAAACAAAAAAGTAATACAATTATTATGGATTAAATTAAGGATTTCTACAGAGCCGTTTTATGTTGTTTTTTATTTGTAGTTCTCGCGTGTATGCCTGCAGCATCATCTGAATCTTTAGCCGAGTCTAAGCATCCTTATGCAAACAACTTTGAATATACATGGTCTAATATAAGCGAACCTGGTGCGACTGAAATAAGGCTTCATTTTTCAGATTTAGATATTGGTAGGTACGATAAGTTAACTATTTTAGATAAGTATGGAAATGATCTTGTAACCTATTCTGGCATCACAAAAGCAGACTTCTGGACAGAATGGTATGTAGGGGATACGTTAGGAGTTAGGCTCATCACAAGCGATCAAGGGACTGCCTATGGGTTTAAAATTGACAAATTAGAAAGCAGGTCAGGTACGTGTATATCTAATAACTCTTTAGCCGAGTCATACCATCCTTATGCAAACAACTTTGAATATAAATGGCCTGATATAAGCAAGCCTGGTGCCACTCAGATACGAATCCATTTTGAAAGCCTTAATCTTGCTGACACCTACGATAAACTCATTCTTTATGATAAGTATGACAATAAACTTGTGACCTATAGTCGTTATCAGTCAGGTAATGATTTCTGGACGGAATGGTACACAGGAGATACATTAAAAGTTAAACTTATAACAGGTAGCTCGGGGACTGCATACGGGTTCAAAATTGACGAAGTAGAGGGCAGATCAGATATGTTCATATCTAATAGCTCTTTACCCGAGTCATATCATCCTTATGCGAACAATTTTGTATATAAATGGCCTGATATAAGCAAACCTGGTGCCACTCAGATGCGACTCCACTTCGAAAGCCTTAATCTTGCTGACACCTACGATAAACTCATTCTTTATGATAAGTATGATAATGTACTTAAAACATACAACGCTCATCTTGGTATTAACTATCAGGATTTCTGGACAGAATGGTACACAGGAGATACATTAAAAGTTAAACTTATAACAGGTAACTCGGGGACTGCTTATGGTTTCAAAATTGATAAAGGCGAAATTAAAAATGATAAAAACGTAACAACTGTTTTTACTGAATCTGCAAAAGCATTGGATCCTACTACTGAAAAAGTTGGGAATAATTCTGGAGAATATTCTGATGACCTAAAAAAATTCATGGATCGTTTCCATAGTGTGAGTGTAGAGATTGCAGTTACTTTGAATATCTTAGAAGAAGAGGATAACCAATCATGGATGTATAGAAATATACAATGGGTTTTTAGCGGAATAGGTACTTCGCTTGGTGCTTCGCTTGTTATAATACTTATGAAAAGATTGAAAGATAAAAAAATCAGACAATGAATACTCAGAAGATAAAAAATTGGAAAGCAACTGATTGTCAGGCAATCAAAAATACTCTCGCGCCTCCGTTATAGATTCCATAAGAGAAATAAAAGTAATATTGTTTATCCCTATAAAGCTTCATAGCAAAGTAGAAGGATAAATATTGTGTAATTCCCTGTGTATTATGGGGAAATTTTCATCCCCCAGCTCGCCGGGGGTATTTTATTGAAATCGAATTTACTCTCAAAACTCTCATCTATCTGAAAGTTTGAATCTATGCATTTTGAAGCTCTCGGCATTAAAGATAACTCCTTATTATAGGAAAAGACAGTGTTCTATTATCTTCATATCTCAGCAATTAATATCTAACTCAAAACCCCCAACCCAATATTCAATATCAATGTCCTCAATCCCCCTCTACTTCGCAAACTATATATATCATCCCAAACAAATAAAGTACTGTATAAAAGTCTCTAATTTGGAGAGTGTTTTTTCAAATAATGCTACACCAGAGGATCAAGGATGGACTGAACCTTCAGATGCATCCATTGAAGTTTTCAGCTTTTTATCTCATTTTAGGAGCTCCGTGAAAGCCAGTCGTTATGCTCTTGCGGGGGACCCTATTTAATTTTGAGCGGTTTAAAGCTGACAGCAGTAAATGATGAAAAAACACAAAAACAAATTAAAACAAAATAGAGGCTAAAACAATAGAAAAACGAGCGAAATAAAGAGTACTTTAGCACCTTTATTTGCGAGGTTTGAAACAAAATGTCAGAAGAATCCGACGATTCAGATAGTAGTGATAGTAGCAGCCATCAGAAAATGCTCACAGTAATCGGAATGGTTCTGTGTGCGATACAGTTTGCGTTCTTCGTATACATGATATTAAAATTTGTAGAGCTGGATTTTGCCCAGGGCTTTAAATTTATGCTGGTTGCATACACTTCAGCGTTCATTTACAAGAACCTTGAGAATTCCGGGAAAATTCCTGATGTAGCAGCCGAGAACTGATGACTGTGTGGTTTTGGTTTAAAACTCCACACCTTCTACAGAAACTATCTGCTTTGAATTTTTTTCCTTTTTCTATTTCTTTAATCTTTTTTGATTTTCTCCTTCTTTTAGGCATGGCTATCCTTTGCTATTCTTTTCTGTTATTTGCTATTAGTTGATTTCAGTTTAGAAGAAATTAATACAAACCTTTTAATGTGATTTTACCTCCTTTGAGGTAAAAAGTAATTAGTCTGTGGGAACATAAGGAGCAAATAAGCCCCAACATTGAAAAGAGGAATAGCTGAGTCCTTCGGGTAGGAGAAAAACCTTTGATTCACAAATAGAAAAAGAGATATAGGATCATTTTTTAGTACCATCAATAGATCTTTTAAGGGATAAACATGGATCTTGTTTTGCAGATTGATTCCGATTACTCGCTTCAGGAAGCAAGCGAGGTTATCCGTTCGGCTCTGGAACATGAGAAGCACCTTGCAAAATACAAAATAAATCGCTACTCCATGATCTGCGATGAATTTGAGGATCAGTACGATCTTGTTTCCTCCGAATTTATTAAAAAATTCGAAGCAGGCGAACTTATCTATGAAGATAAATATTTTGAATGGTATGCGGCAAAGCGAGGACTTGACCACTGGAAGAGAAAGCTGGCTCTTCTCCAAAATATCAGGTTCTAACCTGCCAGGATATTGTCATGGGAACTATATTTAAAAAAGGATTTAAACATTAACCGAAAAGCTGTTCGAAAAATCCTTCCCACTCTCATGCTATTTTAGATTTATATTTTCCTCTATATAAAATTCGATAAACATTATAACATTATTTTAATATTACTTTAGAATACTTTAGGATTATTTTAAAATTATTTTAAAGTTATTCTATAACCTATATATCATTATTCTACAGTTATATCTCATTAATTTGCTGTCTAAAAGCCGCAGCTATCGGTTTCATTTCTTTGATCTTTTCTTAACAGTGTATAATTAATGGAAATGTATATATAGTAGCCATGCTGTCTCCTCATTATAATCTTTTTGGAGGTGTTAGGATAGGCGCAAAAATTGGGTTAACAGAACTGATCCTTCGGTCTGAAAAGCGCAGGGATCTACTTATTTTCCTTAAAGACGGACCCAAATCCATAGATGAGATCCAGGCACATCTGCATGTAAATTCGGTCTACATTCTTCCCCAGCTCAAAAAACTGAAGGATAGAAATCTGGTCATACAGAAAGACCACACTTATGAGCTTTCTATTATGGGAAAAGCGATTGTAGATAAAATGCCTCCTCTTTTAGAAACCCTGGAAGTATTTGAAGATAATTTCGATTACTGGTCACAGAGGAATCTCGAAGGAATTCCTCCAGTCCTGCGAAGTCGAATAGGAGAGTTGAAGGACTGTAAGCTTATCCGTCCGGATCTGAGTCATATGTTTGAACTGGACCCCGAGTATGTAGAAAACCTTCTCCTTTCAAGGAAGGTTTTCGGTTTCAGTTCCTATTTCCATCCCTCGTTTATCCCTCTCTACCTGGAGCTTGCAAAAAAAGAGGCTGAAATTTCTATAATGCTCACCGAACCCGTATTAAAAAGGTTTAAAACCGACCATCTGGAAAATTTGAAAACTCTGATTAATTTTGGACATGTCAGCCTTTCCCTTTTCACGAAAGATCCAAAACTTGCAGGTTTCACTGTTACAGACAGATTCTTACTGCTCACCGTTCTTCCAAAGATAAAGTTCTTTGAACACGAAAGCCTGTTAAGTTTCAGACCCGAAGCTCTCAGATGGGGTACAGACCTTTTTTCGCATCTGCAAAAGGAAGCCGTTCAGATAAAGGAGATATGAGGCTTTCAGGAAAGCTTAAATGTATAACTCAAGATAGCAAACCTGCAAGATTAAATGTTTATCACAATCATTTAATGGAATGAAATGACCATATTAGAGGGGATAGATATGAGTTTCACGCTTAATATTGAAACCGATTTCCCGCCTCAAGAAGTGATTGAGGCTATTCGTTCAGCTCTTGAGCACGAAAAACACGTTACCAGGTATAAGATTAAACGTTACTCTACGATCTGCAATGAATTCGAAAAGAAATTCGGGCTCAATTCCGCAGAACTCCAGAAACATTTCGAAAATGGGGAAATAACTGATAAAAGTGATTTTTTTGACTGGTATGCAGCAAAAAGAGAGTTAGATCACTGGAACAAAAGACTTGAGATTCTTTCAGGCGTTTCTTTTTAAATGGCGGGCTCCGGAATTCAATTTATCAGGATTCAATTTATTATTCTATGTCTTTTCCAGATAACTTATCTTCGGGTTTGAATAAATTACCTTTTAAAGTTCTACT
The Methanosarcina thermophila TM-1 genome window above contains:
- a CDS encoding CUB domain-containing protein → MPAASSESLAESKHPYANNFEYTWSNISEPGATEIRLHFSDLDIGRYDKLTILDKYGNDLVTYSGITKADFWTEWYVGDTLGVRLITSDQGTAYGFKIDKLESRSGTCISNNSLAESYHPYANNFEYKWPDISKPGATQIRIHFESLNLADTYDKLILYDKYDNKLVTYSRYQSGNDFWTEWYTGDTLKVKLITGSSGTAYGFKIDEVEGRSDMFISNSSLPESYHPYANNFVYKWPDISKPGATQMRLHFESLNLADTYDKLILYDKYDNVLKTYNAHLGINYQDFWTEWYTGDTLKVKLITGNSGTAYGFKIDKGEIKNDKNVTTVFTESAKALDPTTEKVGNNSGEYSDDLKKFMDRFHSVSVEIAVTLNILEEEDNQSWMYRNIQWVFSGIGTSLGASLVIILMKRLKDKKIRQ
- a CDS encoding helix-turn-helix transcriptional regulator, coding for MLSPHYNLFGGVRIGAKIGLTELILRSEKRRDLLIFLKDGPKSIDEIQAHLHVNSVYILPQLKKLKDRNLVIQKDHTYELSIMGKAIVDKMPPLLETLEVFEDNFDYWSQRNLEGIPPVLRSRIGELKDCKLIRPDLSHMFELDPEYVENLLLSRKVFGFSSYFHPSFIPLYLELAKKEAEISIMLTEPVLKRFKTDHLENLKTLINFGHVSLSLFTKDPKLAGFTVTDRFLLLTVLPKIKFFEHESLLSFRPEALRWGTDLFSHLQKEAVQIKEI